CCGAAGCCAACTTTTCATAAGCAAGCCTGATCCCGAAAAATGACGCCGCCTGGATCGATAAGAAAGAAAAGCAGTTTGTCCACACCATGTCAAAGAACAGAACTACAATCAATATACAAGGCGAAACTACAAACTTATTTTCAGAGGAATTGTCCATGCCGGGATCGACACCCGATAATGATGAAAATAAACGTTTGTAGTGTCGCCTTCAGGCGTTCAACTTTTGTCGAACCCTCGACGCCTAAAGGCGAAACGACGAATTTATTTTCAGAGGAATGACAGAGTTCTTAACTTACTGGCATGAAGCAATCAGTTGGCCTTGATCTATCCGTTGGTGTATTGCTTTGAACCTCGTTGGCAGGGAGAGCTTATGAAAATTTCATCACAGTCTTTCATGACGAGCGCAATGACAATCTGCGCGCTGTTGTGGTGCGGCCTCGAGGCCTTGGCGCAACCGCCCCAAGGCCCGGTGTATGCCAACGTGCGTTACGAAGATGATTACAGTTTCCTGAAAAACGGCCGCGGCAGCAACCCCTTCAATCAGCTCAAGAAAATTTCGCTCGGGAAAAATATCGAGCTGACGTTCGGCGGCCAGTACCGCTTTCGCTTCGAGAGCGACCGCAACCGCCGATTCGGCGCGCCGGTGCCGCCGACGCTGGAGCCCTCGCAAAGTATTTTGCTGAATCGTTGTTTCCTGTTTGCCGACGTGCAAGTTGCCGGCCGCTTCCGCGTGTTCGGCGAATTTAAATATGCCGGCATCAGCTACTCCGACCCGGTGCGAAACAACCTGCCGGTGCCAGTGACGGCGAAAGACGATCCGGACGTGCAAAATCTGTTCGCCGAAATGTGGTTGATGAAAAATGAAAAAAACAAACTCGGCCTCCGCGCCGGCCGCCAGGAAATGCAGTTCGGCAAACAGCGGCTGATTTCGCCTTTGGACTGGGTCAACACCCGGCGCGCATTCGACGGCTTTCGGCTGCTGGCGACCGCCAGCGGTTGGAAAGCAGACGCCTTCTTCGTCAAGCCGCTCGAATTTGACCCGGAGAACGTGAACAAAGCCGACGAGTCGAGATTTTTTGCCGGGGCCTATTTGCAGCGGCCGGCCAAAGGCAAAACCTATTCGGCTTACTATTTGGCGCTGCGCGAAAAAGATCCGCTCATTCGCAACGGCCAGGGCGCTCCCGGCGATTATTTTTACCATACCCTCGGCCTCGGGTTCGACGGCGGCGCGCGCAATCTGGATTGGACCTCTGAAGCCGCGTATCAGTTCGGCGATTTCGGCGGCGATCAAATCGACGCTTACATGTTTTCATTTGAAGGCGGTTACACCTTTGCCAAGCTCGGCATCAAGCCGCGCCTCGGCCTCGGTTTCGACGTCGCTTCCGGCGACAAAAATCCCGGCGATGCGCGCAAACAGACTTTCAACCAACTGTTTCCGCTCGGCCATGCTTTCTTCGGCTGGGCCGATCAGGTGGGCCGGCAAAACCTCAGAGCGTGGAGCCTGTTGTTGTCAGCCAGGCTGCACCCGCGCATTGTCGCCAAGCTCAACGGCTTCAAGTTTGATTTGGATCAGCGGCGCGACGCGCTTTACAACGCCGGTGGCGCGCCGAGCCGCGTTTCCCCCTCCGGCGCCGCGGGTTATGAAGCCGGCCACGAGATTGATGCCGAAATCGCCGTCACCGTCAACACCCACGCCAGCGTCATGCTCGGCTACGCGCGCTTCATGCCCGGCGATTTCATTAAAAAAACCGGCATTGCGGAAACGCACACCCTGTTTTATGTGATGGTGCCGGTGAAGTTTTAAAAGGCTCTTAGTAACGCCTTCAAGCGTCGACAGCACGGCTTAACAAAAAATTGGGTAATTGCGTTTCAGGCGCATTTTATAAATGAGAACGCTTGATGCCCAAAGGCAACACGACAAAACATTTTTAACGACAATGAATCGACCATCCAAAATTCTCATTCGTGACTTGTGGATGAGCTTTCCCGGCAAGGAAAAAGACTCCGCCATTCCGGTGCTGGAGAATATCAACCTCGAAGTGAAAGAAGGTGAATTCGTCTGCATCGTTGGGCCTTCCGGTTGCGGCAAATCGACGATTCTGAACATCGTCGGCGGCTTTTTGAAGGCCACGCAAGGCCAGACGTTCATCGACGGCGAGCCGGTCAACCATCCGGATCCGCGGCGCGTGTTCATTTTTCAGGAAAACGGCGTGTTTCCCTGGCTCACGGTCGAGCAAAACATCGGCTTCGGCTTGCTTTATAAATCTCCGGAAGAGCGGCAGCGGATTGTCTCTCATTATATAGAGATGGTGGGATTGACTGGCTTTGAAAACGCCTATCCACGCGAGCTTTCCGGCGGCATGAAGCAGCGCGTCGAGATCGCCCGCGCCCTTGCCGCCAATCCCGATGTGCTTTACATGGATGAGCCGTTCGGGGCGCTGGATTTTCTCACGCGCCTGCGCATGCGCGCTGAGCTGATCCAGATCTGGCAGCGCGAGAAAAAAACCGTGCTCTTCGTTACTCACGACGTGGAAGAATCCGTGCAATTGGCGGATCGTGTCGTGGTCATGAGCCGTCGGCCCGCAACGATCCGCGCGATTATCGACGTCAAGCTGCCGCGGCCGCGCGACATTGATTCGCCGGCTTATCTCGAAATCCGTGACGAAATTTTTGAGACCATGGGGCTTGATCATTCCGGCATGAGCGCCGGCAATGCGCAGGCGAAAGAAAGCGCCGCGGCGGTTTTCATCGGCTCGTCGCCGCGCGCCAGTCAATTGGATACCGACGTCATCGTTGTTGGCGGTGGCCCGGCCGGCTCGGTGTTGGGAACGTATCTCGCCCGCGCCGGCGTCGCTCACCTCATCATCGACAAAACCCACCATCCGCGCGCCCACGTCGGCGAATCCCTGGTCTGCTCCACCACACGCATTCTTAAAGAAATTGATTTTCTGCCGGTGATGGAGCGCGAGAACTTTGTGGTCAAGCACGGGGTCTGCTGGACCTCGTGGTTCGATGAGGCGCCCATCGAAATGATGTTTCCCGATCTTGACGGCGTCAATCACGCCTATCAAGTCGATCGCGCCAAGTTTGACGAGCTGTTGCTCAAGCATGCGCGCGAGAACGGCTCGCAAATTCTCACCGGTGTGCAGGTCGAAACCGTTGATTTCAACCGGCAGGGTTTTGCCAATGGGGTCACCGCCAAAGTCGGCGGCGCCAAATTGCGGCTGCGCTCGCGTCTGGTGGTCGATGCTTCGGGACGCAAAGCGTTGCTTGGCCGCCAACTCGATTTGCTCAAATCCGATCCCGATTTTCGCCAGTTTGCCGTGCACACGTGGTTCCGCGACGTTGCTCGCGGCAATAGCCACACCGACGGATTTACTCACCTGCATCTGTTGCCGATCCGCCGCGGCTGGGCGTGGCAAATTCCCATCACGGAGGAAGTGACTTCCGTCGGCGTCGTGACCGATCGCGAGCATTTTGTCAAAGCCGGCGAAGACGTGAGCCGATTTTTTCAAATGAGCATCGGTTTGAATCCGATTCTGGCCAGGCGCATGCGCGCGGCACAGCCGCTGCGCGAATATCGGTTGGACGGCAATTACAGCTACATGATGGATCGTTTCGTCGGCGACGGCTGGATGCTGGTCGGCGACGCCGCGTTCTTCGTCGATCCGATTTTTGCCTCGGGCATGAGCGTGGCGATGCACTCGGCCAAATTCGCGGCGCAGGTGATTGCCAACGCGCTGGCGGCCAATGACGTGAGCGCGGCGTGCCTGCGCGGCTACGAACACAAATTGCGCGGCGGCGCCGAAGTCTGGCGCGACTTTGTCCGCCTGTTTTACGACGTGGCGCCGATCTTCAGCCGCGTCATCGCCGAAAGCGAGCACCGCGATGTCGCGCTCAAGCTCTGCGAAGGCGACGTGTACGATCTCTCCGCGACTCAAACTCTGGCGCGCTTGCGCAACGTTTTCGACAACGTTCGCAACACGCCGAACCACCCGCTGTGCGATTATTTAACGCCGGCAACGGCCTAACGCGGGCGAGCCGCAACCAAAAAAATTATTCGCTCACAGAAATGGAACTCTCACCGAAGTAAATTTTTTTCCGTGAGAGTTCTAATCCTGTGAGCCAAAAGTCTTTGCTTTTTGCAAAGATTCAACTTTAAAGAGACTAAAGCCGCGCGCCAAGGGAAAATTTTTTCAACAAAGTTTTGGGCGTGAGAAGAGCAAGCAAAAAATCAATTTCAATCCTCTCAAAATCGGAGATTTTGAGTGACATAAAACTTTTTTCAGGAGAACACCTCATGCGCATTAAAATCGTTGCGCCGCCGCTGTTGTTGATCATTCTCGGGAGCGCCTGGTTTACGGTCTGCCGCTCGCAGGGCGATCAATGCGCCAGAGCCACCACCCCGGCCTCGGCGTTGAATTGTGCCTTCGGCGTCAAGCCAACCACGCTGCGGCCGCTGACTCTGGGCTTGCCGTATGTTTCGGAGACCGATCCGGCCAGGAAGGCTTACCAGACGTATCTTTATCCGGATTCGTCGAATCAAATGCCGGCGCTGCATCGCGCCAAGGGCGAGGCCATTGCGGCGACCATCAAGCCGCTGAACAAGCAAGGCCAGATTGATTTGGTTAACGGCAAAATCCTCGCGGTGGCCGAGGGCATGTCCAACATGCGGGATGAAATGGAAGCCTTTACGGCCTTGCTGGCAAAAAAGGCCGCCGAGCTTAATCCGTACTTTCAATTTATCAGCTTCGCCGAGGGCGGCTGCGATTTGGAGTGTTGGGTCGACAAGGGCGTCGGCACCGTGGATCCGCAAGTGCAGATTCTGATTTGGAAGCAGACCAGCAATCGCCCGCAGAGCGCCGATGGCTCGCCGCGGCAGCCGAGCAGCAATTTTCCCAACAAAGACAGTAAACGCTTTCCAGCGCACGCCTTGACGACCAAGGCGCTATTAAAAAAGCGCCTGCTGGATTTGAAGAAAAAGTATCCGAATTTGAAACAGGTTTATTTTACCAGCCGCAGCTATGGCGGATGGACATGCGCCCCCAGCAACGACGACTACCGCGAGCCGGTGGCTTTTGAAGAAGGCTTTTCCTTCAAATGGCTGCTCGAAGACCAGATTCTCGGCAGGGACCCGCAGCTTGCTTTTGAAGGCGCCAACGCGCCGGCGGCCTGGCTGGCGTGGGGGCCGTACCTGTGGAATCCGGCCTGGACACAGGATATGTTCAGAGCCGATGGCGCTCATCCATGTTCCAAGGGCACCGAGGCCATCGCGCAGATGTGGTATGATTCGTTGTCGACTTACAGGACCTCAAAAACGTGGTTTCGCCGGGATATTTCCACGGCGGTGCAAAATCCGTCTGGTGATGGTGCGCCCCCGGGTTCTGAGATGATGTTGTTTCAAAATTATCCCAACCCGTTTAACGCGCAAACCGGAATTAGTTTTTATCTGCCGGCCGGCTCTCAGGTGACCCTCACGATTTATAACATCTTTGGCCAGGAAGTTCGAAAGCTGTTCAACGGCCTGGCCGGCGCCGGCGTGTCCCGGGTCAATTGGGACGGTCGCGATGATCGTGGCAACGCCCTTCCCAGCGGCGCCTATCTCTACAAATTGGTGAGTGGAAGTTACGGCCTGACAAGGCGGCTGTCGCTGGTGAAATAAGGCTCGTGGTAATGCCTTTAGGCGTCGGGCGTTGGAATGGAGAGAATGCTTCGATTAACCCGCAGCTTTGTGCTAACGCCAACGGTTCACGCCGAAAGGCGAAACTACAAACTTTTCTTGAAAACTCATCATCATGGGCAAATCCCAATACATCCCTGACGATTGTGAATATCCGCAATTGCGTGAGATCACCGACACCGAAAAGCTGGCGCGCAAACTGGAAGAACACCTCGGGCCGGATTCCGGCCTGCACGTGGAAAACTGCAAAATCGCGCAATTGCATTATCGCCCCGGCGGCGGCTGCAAAATTTCGGTGAAGGCTTACCTCGGCCGGAATGGCCAATATGTGGGCGAGCAAATTTACATGGGCATGATCGCCGCCGGCGAAAGAAGAAGCGTCGAAACCATCCAGGAAAGAGCAACGCCGCGGCGATTGGCACAGCCGCAGTTCGGGCCGCCGCTGATTTTCATTCCGGAATGGGCGCTCTTTCTCTGGGCCTATCCCAACGATCCGAACTTGCCGGGCCTGGCGTTGATGGAGAGTCCGGAAAAAATTCTCGAGCGGGTGAAAGCCGCGCCGGATAAATTCGGCCTGTCCGCTGCGCGCACCCCGCTCCATCAGGCGACGATCACCGCGGCGATGACCAAATATATCCCGGGGCAACGTTGCGGTTACGTTTATCATCTGGCTTTCAACGGCGCCAACGGCAACGGCGAATATTCTGTTTACGGCAAAGCCTATCGCGACGGTAGCGGCGAAGCGGCTTACGAAATTATGCGACAAATTTGGGAGAGCGAAGCCAGCCAAAAAGGGGATTTGCTGCT
The DNA window shown above is from candidate division KSB1 bacterium and carries:
- a CDS encoding aminoglycoside phosphotransferase family protein, with amino-acid sequence MGKSQYIPDDCEYPQLREITDTEKLARKLEEHLGPDSGLHVENCKIAQLHYRPGGGCKISVKAYLGRNGQYVGEQIYMGMIAAGERRSVETIQERATPRRLAQPQFGPPLIFIPEWALFLWAYPNDPNLPGLALMESPEKILERVKAAPDKFGLSAARTPLHQATITAAMTKYIPGQRCGYVYHLAFNGANGNGEYSVYGKAYRDGSGEAAYEIMRQIWESEASQKGDLLLPQPYSFDAENSILWQEAISGEPLAKIATAVENLPAMAQEIGARLAALHAMRLPLKEEMTLAFQIDDLRRSVDMISRTFPEYAARCEKLGQMLLSAAAGLPALPSTPVHGSFKFSHIFATTKGLVFIDFDGANLGDPAYDVGRFIAHVHKMKADFHIDPEDAEKTIASFCESYNRAAVSPLAPERINWFSASHLLASQIYKAVKRINPGAMNKLLKMAERLCPS
- a CDS encoding alginate export family protein, translating into MKISSQSFMTSAMTICALLWCGLEALAQPPQGPVYANVRYEDDYSFLKNGRGSNPFNQLKKISLGKNIELTFGGQYRFRFESDRNRRFGAPVPPTLEPSQSILLNRCFLFADVQVAGRFRVFGEFKYAGISYSDPVRNNLPVPVTAKDDPDVQNLFAEMWLMKNEKNKLGLRAGRQEMQFGKQRLISPLDWVNTRRAFDGFRLLATASGWKADAFFVKPLEFDPENVNKADESRFFAGAYLQRPAKGKTYSAYYLALREKDPLIRNGQGAPGDYFYHTLGLGFDGGARNLDWTSEAAYQFGDFGGDQIDAYMFSFEGGYTFAKLGIKPRLGLGFDVASGDKNPGDARKQTFNQLFPLGHAFFGWADQVGRQNLRAWSLLLSARLHPRIVAKLNGFKFDLDQRRDALYNAGGAPSRVSPSGAAGYEAGHEIDAEIAVTVNTHASVMLGYARFMPGDFIKKTGIAETHTLFYVMVPVKF
- a CDS encoding NAD(P)/FAD-dependent oxidoreductase, with translation MSAGNAQAKESAAAVFIGSSPRASQLDTDVIVVGGGPAGSVLGTYLARAGVAHLIIDKTHHPRAHVGESLVCSTTRILKEIDFLPVMERENFVVKHGVCWTSWFDEAPIEMMFPDLDGVNHAYQVDRAKFDELLLKHARENGSQILTGVQVETVDFNRQGFANGVTAKVGGAKLRLRSRLVVDASGRKALLGRQLDLLKSDPDFRQFAVHTWFRDVARGNSHTDGFTHLHLLPIRRGWAWQIPITEEVTSVGVVTDREHFVKAGEDVSRFFQMSIGLNPILARRMRAAQPLREYRLDGNYSYMMDRFVGDGWMLVGDAAFFVDPIFASGMSVAMHSAKFAAQVIANALAANDVSAACLRGYEHKLRGGAEVWRDFVRLFYDVAPIFSRVIAESEHRDVALKLCEGDVYDLSATQTLARLRNVFDNVRNTPNHPLCDYLTPATA
- a CDS encoding T9SS type A sorting domain-containing protein — protein: MRIKIVAPPLLLIILGSAWFTVCRSQGDQCARATTPASALNCAFGVKPTTLRPLTLGLPYVSETDPARKAYQTYLYPDSSNQMPALHRAKGEAIAATIKPLNKQGQIDLVNGKILAVAEGMSNMRDEMEAFTALLAKKAAELNPYFQFISFAEGGCDLECWVDKGVGTVDPQVQILIWKQTSNRPQSADGSPRQPSSNFPNKDSKRFPAHALTTKALLKKRLLDLKKKYPNLKQVYFTSRSYGGWTCAPSNDDYREPVAFEEGFSFKWLLEDQILGRDPQLAFEGANAPAAWLAWGPYLWNPAWTQDMFRADGAHPCSKGTEAIAQMWYDSLSTYRTSKTWFRRDISTAVQNPSGDGAPPGSEMMLFQNYPNPFNAQTGISFYLPAGSQVTLTIYNIFGQEVRKLFNGLAGAGVSRVNWDGRDDRGNALPSGAYLYKLVSGSYGLTRRLSLVK